Genomic DNA from Deltaproteobacteria bacterium:
GTTAAAAGTCAGGGAGACATAGGGTGCGTTAAAACGATCGTAACTGACGCGGGCATCCGTGATGGTATCCCCGGTCATAAGGACCCGCTTCTTCAGAAGCAGCGGGGTCTTGTTGCCCGTCGAATTCCGCTCATAGAGAATCTCATCCTCCATCGGCATGTCACCCTGAAGCGCACGGTCAACATCGTGTTCCTCGTCAACGAGTTTGAACTCCAGCCGTGCCGTCTTGCCGATCAGCGCCTTGGCGCGTGCCGTATCCTTAAGACCCGGCAACTGAATGAGAATCCGGTCCCGTCCCTCCCGCTGAATCGTCGGCTCGGAGACCCCGAATTCATCCACCCGATTCCGGATTGTCTCCAGGCTCTGATCAATCGCGGTGCGCTTGATCCGTTGAATTTCCTTCGGCTTCAGCGTGAGTGAGATATGGTTTTCGCCGTGCTCCTCCAGATTCAGGATCCCGGCATAACTTTCTTCAACCACCTGTTTGATACTTGCAATCCCCTTACGGTCAAGCGTCTCGATATCAAGGACATTGCCTACCTTCTCAACGAGGACATAATCGATTCCTTTGTCATCCAGGAGATCCTGAAACTCATCCACCATCCGATCAAGTTCGGAATCGACGGCCTTGTCCACCTGCACTCCCAAGATGAGATGCATGCCCCCCTGCAGGTCGAGCCCAAGATTGATCTTATGCCCCTGAACCGGGTAAAGAAAATAAACGGCGGCCAGGATACTGAAAAGGATTACCCCGGCTCTCCATTGCAACGATTTGTCCATCCCCGAACTCCTTTCAACCGACCAAAAAGATGAATGCACCGGAAACACAGGAGGATCTTATTGACCCATTCCGTCAATCTCCACATTAAATGTCGAATATAACATACGAAAAATCAAAATCAAAGCTAAAATTCAAATTCATCTTTCTTTTCAGAACCTTTACGGGCTGTCCCGCCAATCCACATCCGAAGAATTTGCCGAAAAGACGGCAGATCTCAGGAAGATGCTTTCTCCGAGACCGTCTTCCGGCTGATCGCCGAACGATCCACCTTGATCTTGACCCGGTCATCAAGCTGCAAGGTCACGATATCGGGGGTGATCGCTTTCAGCTCTCCGTGAACCCCGCCGCTCGTCACCACATGGTCTCCGACCTTCAAGGCCTCCAGCATCGCCTTGTGCTCCTTCGTTTTCTTCATCTGTGGGCGAATGAGCAGAAAATAGAAAATCAGGACCATCAAAAGGAGAGGAATCATCTGTTGAAACCCGGCGCCCGCCCGGGCAGCCGGCGCCGCCCCCTCTGCAAATGCAAGTGTAAAAAACATGTTCGCCTCCTGTAGGAAAAATGAAAATTAAAAAACAGAAATCAAAAACAAATGATATAGAAACACCATGGTTCATTTCCGCTGCATCTCCTGCGTCCGATAGGCCGCGTAAAATTCCTCCCGGAACGATTCCAGCCGATCCTCTCCGACGGCTCTCCGAAGATTGCCCATCAACTCCTCGTAAAAAGTAATGTTATGAATCGTATTCAACCGCATGGACAGAATCTCCCCGGCCATGAAGAGATGTCTCAGATAGGCCCTTGAATAATTCCGGCAGGTGTAACAGCCGCATTCGGGATCGATGGGGATCTCCTCCCGGGTGTGTACGGCATTCTTGATCACCAGTCTTCCCCGCCGGGTAAAGAGAAACCCGTTCCGGGCGTTTCGGGTCGGCATGACGCAGTCAAAGAGATCGATCCCGCGGCAGACCCCCTCGACCAGGTCCTCCGGTTTGCCCACCCCCATCAGGTAGCGGGGAGCATCCGCCGGCATGAAAGGCTCCGTCACCTCGAGTATTTCATAGAGCATCGGCTTCGTCTCCCCCACACTCAGCCCGCCGACGGCATAGCCGTCAAAACCGATTTTCACCAGTTCCTCGGCACAGCGTACGCGAAGATCAGGGTACATCCCGCCTTGAATGATCCCGAAGAGGGCCTGATCGGGCCGGGTCTTCCGCTCCAGGCACCGTCTTGCCCAGCGGAGGGTCCGCTCCATCGACTGACGGGCATAGTCTTCCGTCGCGGGATAGGGAGTACATTCATCAAAGGCCATGATGATATCCGCCCCCAAGGCCTCCTGGATCTCGATCGCAATCTCCGGCGTAATATGATGCCGGGATCCGTCAATGTGGGACTGAAAGGTCACCCCTTCCTCGCCGATCTTCCGCAGAGCCTTGTGGCTGAAAACCTGATATCCTCCGCTGTCCGTCAGGATCGGCCCGTCCCAGTGCATGAAG
This window encodes:
- the secD gene encoding protein translocase subunit SecD, translated to MDKSLQWRAGVILFSILAAVYFLYPVQGHKINLGLDLQGGMHLILGVQVDKAVDSELDRMVDEFQDLLDDKGIDYVLVEKVGNVLDIETLDRKGIASIKQVVEESYAGILNLEEHGENHISLTLKPKEIQRIKRTAIDQSLETIRNRVDEFGVSEPTIQREGRDRILIQLPGLKDTARAKALIGKTARLEFKLVDEEHDVDRALQGDMPMEDEILYERNSTGNKTPLLLKKRVLMTGDTITDARVSYDRFNAPYVSLTFNRRGAKLFGKLTAKYVKKRMAIILDGTVYSAPTIRERIAGGRAQISGRFSLQEAKDLAIVLRAGALPAPVTIEEERTVGPSLGQDSIKKGMKSIIIGGILVVVFMVIYYKVAGLVANVALILNLLFMMAALSGLNATLTLPGIAGIILTIGMAVDANVIIFERIREELRQGKTVLSSVEGGYDKAFSTILDANVTTLIAAFVLFQFGTGPVKGFAVTLCLGIIASMFTAIFITRVIFAFYLGKREVEHLSI
- the yajC gene encoding preprotein translocase subunit YajC gives rise to the protein MFFTLAFAEGAAPAARAGAGFQQMIPLLLMVLIFYFLLIRPQMKKTKEHKAMLEALKVGDHVVTSGGVHGELKAITPDIVTLQLDDRVKIKVDRSAISRKTVSEKASS
- the tgt gene encoding tRNA guanosine(34) transglycosylase Tgt gives rise to the protein MTFSFTLHHQDTGTRGRLGTVTTPHGKIHTPAFMPVGTQAAVKAVSPEEVRETGAEIVLANTYHLYLRPGHELIRELGGLHSFMHWDGPILTDSGGYQVFSHKALRKIGEEGVTFQSHIDGSRHHITPEIAIEIQEALGADIIMAFDECTPYPATEDYARQSMERTLRWARRCLERKTRPDQALFGIIQGGMYPDLRVRCAEELVKIGFDGYAVGGLSVGETKPMLYEILEVTEPFMPADAPRYLMGVGKPEDLVEGVCRGIDLFDCVMPTRNARNGFLFTRRGRLVIKNAVHTREEIPIDPECGCYTCRNYSRAYLRHLFMAGEILSMRLNTIHNITFYEELMGNLRRAVGEDRLESFREEFYAAYRTQEMQRK